Genomic segment of Planctomycetota bacterium:
TTGGACCACCGTCGTCAATACGACCATCGTCAACATGTACATGGGGCGCGATCCGACCGATTCGACGCGCTACTTCAAAGGTCTGATGGACGACGTCGCCTGGTTCAACAAGGCGCTGACTTCGACGGAACTGCAAGAGATCGAAGGGGCCGGCGGCAGCGTCAGCCGCTCGGTCGGCGACGCGCAAGCGCAGTTTGGCGGCGCGCTCAATTCGGTGAGCAACGGCGGCAACCTGATCGCGTATTGGAACCTGGACAATCCGGCCGGCACCACGGTCGTGGCGGGCAACGGCGGCACGTCGATCACCCTCTACACGTCGGGCTTGGCGCAATTTCAACCGTCGTCGGGCAAGTTTGGCGGCGCGCTGACATTCGACGGCGGTTCCAGCTACGCCACCTTCCAGATGCCTAGCGACAGCAGCCTGGAATTCGGCAACACCGGGACGATCAGCTTTTGGACCTTCATGACCGACGGCACGAACCGCAACGAGTTCTTGGAAGGGCCAGGCACGTCGGCTTTCGAGCTGCAGTATCGCCCCAACAGCAACGGTCAGTTCTACGGCCGGATCAACACGTCGGGGGGCGACTTTGTCATCGACAACGGCCCCGACCGCGGCGCCATCGGCCAGTGGGTCAACATGACCTACACCTGGGACTTCACCAGCAAGACGATGCGCATCTACAAGAATGGCGCCGAACAAAGCTACCTGAGCGGCTTCGACCAGAACATTGCCGGCTGGAACAGTGTCATCAGCACGATTAACGGCTTGTTCACCATTGGCAAGGATCCGGCCGTCGCGGGGCGCAATCTGGCGGGCAAGCTCGACGATCTGGCCATCTTCAACACCGTGCTCAGCGCTGGTGAAAGAAGCCAGTTGCTCTCGGCCAGCGTGGGGACGGTGCAAGCTTCATCGCATGGCGATTTCGATCCGGTGGGAACTGGCACTGGCCACCTGGTGGCCTACTGGAACTTTGACAACGCGGTTGGCACGACCACGGTGGCTGGCAACGGCGGCACGTCCGTCGCGCTGCTGATTGGCAACGCGCCCACGCCGGTCACGTTTAACGTCGGCGGCGGGCCGACGCTTTCGGGCACGGGCCAGACGCTGAACTCGGTTGTGTTCGACGGCGCGCAAAGCTACCTGCGCGCGAGCGATAGCTCTTCATTGGAGTTCGACAAGACCCAGGGGTCGATCACCCTGTGGGTCAATCCCGCGACCCACGCGGTCGACAACTCGGCCAACGGCTTCTCGTACCTGGTCGAAGACTCGAACGAGCAGTTGAGCCTGGGCATTTCTTGGCAGAACAACGCCGGCGCCAGCTTTGGCAACGCCGACTTCTACGATCGGCTTGTCTTCTCGCCGTGGGAGAAGACGACCACTGGCAATCAAGACATCATCGTCAGCAACACTCGGCTGCCGTTCAACCAGTGGACCCAGGTCACGGTCACCTGGAACTACACCACGCACACCAGCGTGATCTACATCAACGGCCAGGCCGACGGCACGGTGCTCAATAACACGTCCAGCTCGACGAACTGGTCACAAGCGGCGGGCAAGACGGGAGATTGGGTCTTTGGCCGCGACGGCAAGACCTCGGCACAGTATTTCAATGGCCAGCTTGCCGATATCGCGGTCTTTGGCTCGGCCCTCCGCGCCAGCGACGTAAGCACCATGTACCAGAACGGGGCCGCCAACGCGGGTGGCTATGACCTGGACGGCGCGATCGGCCGCTTTGCCTGGGACGATACCAACCTGTACGGGCTGATTCAGTCCTATGCCGCGGGGCCGGGGACAGCCAACGGCCCCTTCAGCCGCGTGATGATCGACATCTATTTGAACAACGGCGCGACGCCGGTCGTGCAGCTCGATTCGGCGGTCGTCTCGCCGGCCAACAATGTGACCGGCTCGTTCCTGAGCCCCAATGGCGCGAGCAACTCGCTGTACGAATTCTCGATTCCGCTGGCCGCCATCGTTGACGCCGGACATACGTTCAATCCCAGCGCCGGCGATTACCTGCAATACCATATTCGATTGATCGACGCCGACGTACCCGGCAGCGGCTTCGATACGGGGTTGACCACGCTGGGCTGGCTGACGCAGCCGCCGTCGGGGACCGGCACGCTGAAGCTGATGCCGTTCGCGCGCGCCGAGAATTTCTTTGGCGGCGGCAACCTGACGTACGCCGGTTTGGGCGTGTTGACGGTGAACGCGGGGCAGGGGGCCGACACGATCTCGATTGTCGATTCGAATCTGCCCGCGCCGGTGACGAATCCGACCCGGTCCTTCACCCTCAACGCCGACGGGGGCAACGACAACATCACCATCGCTTCGATTAGTCCCGCCTTCAAGGCGGCGATGACCATCGACGGCGGCGCGGGAACCGACGCGGTGACGGTCAACGCGGCCTTGGCGCTTGGCTCGACCAAATCAACGGGTAATCTGTCGATCACGGCCGAGCAGATTACGCTCAATCAATCCATTGTCACCACGGCCGGCACCGTCGGCGCGGTGACGTTGAACGTCGGTACGCACATGGACATCGCGGCGGCCGCGGACATCACTGCCGGCGGCGACGTGCTGCAAGCCGGCGGTTCGGTCTCGACGGCCGGCGATGTGACCGCCGCGGGGCATACGATCACGTTCCAAGGGCCTGTCACGCTGACGGGCAACGTCGTCGATACGGCGACCGCCGCCAAGTTCCTGGGTCAGGTCATCGGAGGCGGCAAGAGTCTGACGGTCACCGGCGATGCCGTGTTTGGTGACGAGGCGGCCGATACGGTCACCGGGTTGTCGACGCTGGCAGTGTCGGGCGCGACGACAATCAATACCACCAACGTCACCAGCACCGGCACTCAGACCTACACCGGCCAGACGACGCTGGGCAGCGACGCCACGCTGACCGCTTCGTACGCGACGTTCCTCGACAAGATACTGGGAGCGAGCCACAGTCTGGCCATCGTTGGCAATGCCGTGTTCGGCGACGCGGCGGCCGACACGGTGACCGGCCTGACGACGCTTTCGGTGTCGGTTGCCGCGGCGATCAACACCAGCACCATCACCACCGCCAGCACGCAGACGTACGGCGGCGCCGTGACGCTGGGCACGAATGTCACATTGAATACGACCGACAGCGCCGTGGCGCTGAACAGCACGGTGGACAACGCGACCGCCACGGCGCGCGATTTGACGATCAATGCCGGCAGCGGCAATGTCACGGTCAGTAACGCGATTGGCGCTGGCCTGAACGGCGCGATCGGCGCGATTATCGTCAACAGCACGGGCACGACGACCTACGGCGCTAGTGTCCACGCCGCCAGCGTGTTTTCCAACGCCGGTGGCACGACCGCGCTGAATGGCGGCAGCGTGGCCACCAGTGGCGACCAGACTTACAACGACGCCGTCACGCTGAACGCCGCCGCGAATAGCACGCTGTTGATGGGCGTGAATGTTTCGTTCGCCTCGACCGTTCGCGGCACGACGGATGGCGAGGAGAACCTCGCGGTCAGCGGTTCGGGGCTGACCACGTTCTCGGGCGCGGTCGGTGATAACACTCAGCGGCTGGCCAGTCTGACGGTAAACAACGGCGGAACGACGGCCATCAATGGCGGCTCGGTCACCACCACCGGCAATCAGACGTACACGGACCCGGTGACGCTGGCGGCGGCCGGCCACGCCACGACGTTCGCCGGAGCTGATATTAGCTTTGCCGGCACGCTACGCGGCACGACCGACGCGCTGGATAGCGCCACCGTGAACGCGACGGGGCTGGCCACGTTTTCCGGAGCGGTGGGCGACAACAGCCAGCGGCTGCAAACGCTCACGGTCAGCGCCGGCACGACGGCAACCTTGGGGGGCGCAACGACGCTTGCCGCGGTCTCGGGCACGGCCTTGAATGTTTCGGCTGGCGACCTGGCCGTGAACGCCGCCGTCAATACCGCCGGCGGCGCTATCACGATTAACGCCGATGACATGCAGCTCGATACCACCAACGGCTCGTTGAACACCACGCCGGTGGGCATTGTCACCGTGCGCAACGAGTCGAGCTTGCAGCCGATTGATTTGGGGAGCAACACGTCAGGGAAGCTGGGCATTACGAGCGCCGAACTCAATCGCATCTTCACCGGCACGCTCCGCATCGGCGGTTCGACTGCGGGGGATATCACGATCAGCGCGCCGATCGCGCCGGCGGGGACGAGCGTGCTGCACCTGATCACCAGCCGAGGCATCAGCGGCACGGGCACGATTCAAGAAACCAATCTGGCCATCGAAGCGGCGAATAGCGTCACCCTGACGCAAAGCAACGACGTCGACACGTTGGCGGCGCAGCTTTCTGGGAGCGGTAGCTCGCTAGGGTTCAAGGACAGCAACGACCTGGCGATCGGCGCGGTCGACGGTGTGACGGGCGTGCAAACCAATGCCGGCAACGTGTCGTTGGTGACGGGGGGGCCGCTGACGATTGGCGACCCCATCAACCTGGACGCCGCCAACCTGACGTTGAACTCCGCGGGCGCCGTCACTCAGGGGGCGGGGGACAATATCCGTGCCACCGGCTTGGAACTGCTTGGCACTGGTAACTTCACGCTGACCGATGCCGCGAACGATGTTACCAATCTGGCCGCCAACGTGACGGGGCCCGTCAATTATCGCGATGCCAACGCGCTGGCCGTCGGCACCGTGAACACGGCTGGCGTCACCTCGGCGGGCAATGTCACGCTGCGCGCGACGAATGCGTTGACGCTCGATCAGCCGATTGACGCGACAGCCGCCAACTCGGTTGTCGATCTTACGTCCGACAACGGTGGCATCGTGGACGGCGGCGGAAGCAACTCCAAGGTGATCGCCACGCAATTGGCGCTGCGTGCCGCGACGGGCATCGGCGACAGCGACGCACTCGACACCAATGTGCAGCAAATAGCCGCCAGCAACTCCACCTCTGGCGCGATTCAGCTCGCGAATCACGGCACTGACCTGACCGTCGGCACGGTGGACGGTGTAGCGGGGATCACGAATGCCTCGAGCGGCGGGATCATCGTCAGCAACGACGGCGACCTTGACGTGGTGCAAAGCATCCTGGAGTCGGGTGGCGGAGGGATCGCGCTCACCACGAATGCCGACGATTTGATCGTTGCGGCGCAGTTGGCGGCGACGGGCGGAAACGGCAGCATCTCGATGACCGCGGCTCGCGACCTGTACCTTTTCGACAGCGGCGCTGCCGATGACGTCTCGGTGGTGGGCACAGGCACGATCACCGGTTCGGCAGGGGACCAGGTGGTCTTCGGGTCGAACGTGCGCGTGCGTAGTGCGACGGGCGCCATCGAGGACGTTCCTCCGCAATTAAGTAATCTATCGGGACCGGAAGTCACGTCGCTGGGCGAATCGAGCGTGACGTTCGACTATGGGCGCGCGGGCGAGTCGAACTTCACGGCCGTCGTCAATTGGTCGGATGGAACGCTGGATGTGTTTAACCTGTTGAACCCCGGCACGTTCACCGCCAACCACATCTACACCGCCAATCCGAACACGTCGAACTCCGCCTCGCCAATCGTCATCAATGTCACGCTGCAAGGCGACAATCGGATCAATTTCATCAATCACGTGTTGAGCCAGGATTCGGTCACGGTCACGGTTCCCGGCGAAGGGCTGAAGCCCGTGCGCATCGACACGACCCCTCAAATTGCTCATCTCACGTTTCCCGT
This window contains:
- a CDS encoding cadherin domain-containing protein, which translates into the protein MLLRGWIDRLWANHCRQAARRRKAQRHQEQHPPLFVRQLEKRRVLSVNVPAGQAFSVAENSAAGTVVGTVAATDSDAASPQLTYSILDASPGNAFLINPSSGEIAVTDASQLDFETHPEFDLTIGVADQNGATATTQVQINLTDVFAPAAVSFSGNATVTVNSGKLEVVQGDNTLFSQPLEDVSHLRVTGSSASDTLTVDFTRGNPVPVGGLDYDGLGQPDGGLDTLTVVGAPSVTYDYLNAHDGDVVVDFDGTSRTINYRNLEPLTNTGTATNIVFNLNNGNVQALLQDAGGGQSLLSSLNGTFESTLFTNPTGSVTINLGGGNNSLQVGALSGTFGVSVVGSGGNNSLTVSTPDPALTSPQFNFAGFNFDQSDTPDVAAALSGTPTGGQGIVITATPDPPTGSVAFPLSSTGFNSALSIGRLLNPSLTSGTLAVNMPSGNNGATVRAGIQLSWSAGRTLTNQAGDDFVIYESSSNPGGPDGAMVQVHVAGGDWTQWYYQPDNSRDFYVGSSTEGAFAVAYDLSTFGLSNGQAIDGIRYANLTAADRIAGTGVEKVSGSGVLVGSGQVLVGDNGATSSVLPDPGPLASFAYYGNATLDPDPLYVAALHPLASAGGINADVVTVNNTTVAVSSSAGLTPTITYSGIAALGINTGSGPDQINATLGGAGIPSTISLNGGTPTDSDQVTLFGVTDWQTLSLSGTTVADGTTTVSLSNVESLTVDVSGAANDTVQVNRNFALAGNSPQLQVLGGAAAQHNALVVNTGYAATSAASQTFSFAGVTFDQSATPNVFSELGTGALTGGQGVSIQTRPAVTTGAISGFPSTTTGYNPALSIGSLFNRGGTTTTAVNLPDITNNGTSNRGGFVVSWDQGRTLANVAGNDFVIYESGNANAPDAYMVQVHDPNTNTWSSWVYKPSTSFATYTSGGGAFATQFDLSDFGIATGGVIDAIRLVNMTSADRMQSSTGSGVVLPNDNGVTSSYLPNPGTLASFTSYASTTFDPDPLYIGALHAVAATTSTDDTVSLAPTAVNVTNFIPISYGGIDSLTLNTGNGADSIQVQPSATTAYTVNAGTPNIATNPGDNVVLNLTGLSSPLYTVTGQGAGTLSSLSSRADLFTGVDSLSGLPSFNVAVDATANPSGSASDTFFAQRNGASLELTVNGSLVFRGNAGSISNLLVTGSSHDDTLTLDSTSGNPIPAGNVTFNAGSGTDRLLLQNGSVVSVDHTYTDALDGQVNVDGSLAVYTGVESITDTLFAANRIFDFLATANAIVLGANTGVSGQSLITSNNSPSTAFVNPTSTLTLNAGPQDDSVTLQQTDAAYQATTTLNGQGGNDTFLISSNGLSSGGTVSFVTFPIYVNGGGQDGDTLTVDDSGDGTGRTFSISDTTIGGSPVPAGAAVDNAGAASPVIDGSIGPIEWNSVPIAFDTGARPASNQQTELLYTFSEGSGTTTADTSGNGNTGLLATPPGPIFEPNAGKFGGALLFNGTSDFAWFQDPSFNVGAQGTLSFWTLMQDATRRNTFFRAPGAMEFQYRQNTSGEFYASPNNSLDTAIQNTGAASLQGAWTNLQFTWQQTSANSGVMHIFVNGAEVAPYLVGFDSTITSWTTVVNTTIVNMYMGRDPTDSTRYFKGLMDDVAWFNKALTSTELQEIEGAGGSVSRSVGDAQAQFGGALNSVSNGGNLIAYWNLDNPAGTTVVAGNGGTSITLYTSGLAQFQPSSGKFGGALTFDGGSSYATFQMPSDSSLEFGNTGTISFWTFMTDGTNRNEFLEGPGTSAFELQYRPNSNGQFYGRINTSGGDFVIDNGPDRGAIGQWVNMTYTWDFTSKTMRIYKNGAEQSYLSGFDQNIAGWNSVISTINGLFTIGKDPAVAGRNLAGKLDDLAIFNTVLSAGERSQLLSASVGTVQASSHGDFDPVGTGTGHLVAYWNFDNAVGTTTVAGNGGTSVALLIGNAPTPVTFNVGGGPTLSGTGQTLNSVVFDGAQSYLRASDSSSLEFDKTQGSITLWVNPATHAVDNSANGFSYLVEDSNEQLSLGISWQNNAGASFGNADFYDRLVFSPWEKTTTGNQDIIVSNTRLPFNQWTQVTVTWNYTTHTSVIYINGQADGTVLNNTSSSTNWSQAAGKTGDWVFGRDGKTSAQYFNGQLADIAVFGSALRASDVSTMYQNGAANAGGYDLDGAIGRFAWDDTNLYGLIQSYAAGPGTANGPFSRVMIDIYLNNGATPVVQLDSAVVSPANNVTGSFLSPNGASNSLYEFSIPLAAIVDAGHTFNPSAGDYLQYHIRLIDADVPGSGFDTGLTTLGWLTQPPSGTGTLKLMPFARAENFFGGGNLTYAGLGVLTVNAGQGADTISIVDSNLPAPVTNPTRSFTLNADGGNDNITIASISPAFKAAMTIDGGAGTDAVTVNAALALGSTKSTGNLSITAEQITLNQSIVTTAGTVGAVTLNVGTHMDIAAAADITAGGDVLQAGGSVSTAGDVTAAGHTITFQGPVTLTGNVVDTATAAKFLGQVIGGGKSLTVTGDAVFGDEAADTVTGLSTLAVSGATTINTTNVTSTGTQTYTGQTTLGSDATLTASYATFLDKILGASHSLAIVGNAVFGDAAADTVTGLTTLSVSVAAAINTSTITTASTQTYGGAVTLGTNVTLNTTDSAVALNSTVDNATATARDLTINAGSGNVTVSNAIGAGLNGAIGAIIVNSTGTTTYGASVHAASVFSNAGGTTALNGGSVATSGDQTYNDAVTLNAAANSTLLMGVNVSFASTVRGTTDGEENLAVSGSGLTTFSGAVGDNTQRLASLTVNNGGTTAINGGSVTTTGNQTYTDPVTLAAAGHATTFAGADISFAGTLRGTTDALDSATVNATGLATFSGAVGDNSQRLQTLTVSAGTTATLGGATTLAAVSGTALNVSAGDLAVNAAVNTAGGAITINADDMQLDTTNGSLNTTPVGIVTVRNESSLQPIDLGSNTSGKLGITSAELNRIFTGTLRIGGSTAGDITISAPIAPAGTSVLHLITSRGISGTGTIQETNLAIEAANSVTLTQSNDVDTLAAQLSGSGSSLGFKDSNDLAIGAVDGVTGVQTNAGNVSLVTGGPLTIGDPINLDAANLTLNSAGAVTQGAGDNIRATGLELLGTGNFTLTDAANDVTNLAANVTGPVNYRDANALAVGTVNTAGVTSAGNVTLRATNALTLDQPIDATAANSVVDLTSDNGGIVDGGGSNSKVIATQLALRAATGIGDSDALDTNVQQIAASNSTSGAIQLANHGTDLTVGTVDGVAGITNASSGGIIVSNDGDLDVVQSILESGGGGIALTTNADDLIVAAQLAATGGNGSISMTAARDLYLFDSGAADDVSVVGTGTITGSAGDQVVFGSNVRVRSATGAIEDVPPQLSNLSGPEVTSLGESSVTFDYGRAGESNFTAVVNWSDGTLDVFNLLNPGTFTANHIYTANPNTSNSASPIVINVTLQGDNRINFINHVLSQDSVTVTVPGEGLKPVRIDTTPQIAHLTFPVAIRLVTVQDAIVPPIAETRVLQLAVTVVETNQVTERIVILKLVLPNGEEGENVQLGEKVLDDLNLLFKELPDGHYEVYLFEGDSQSMRKVMEIKVRGGRAGESSDQLEGIRDRPPSAQWSPERQPAARDDSRLALAVEGEPGAVGPALVEQSAALHGGSAPAEDIEGLAVGSMSASSTAAALMLSGGAAIFAGAPGWEQRVDKAMERFKAYSPWRARNRGRRKPK